In a single window of the Delftia tsuruhatensis genome:
- the hemN gene encoding oxygen-independent coproporphyrinogen III oxidase produces MTAVTPELLRRFDVPGPRYTSFPTADRFVEAFGAEDYILALQQRKSSTAARAMPLSLYVHVPFCESLCYYCACNKIVTRHHDRAAVYLDYLAREIALHTAHCGKGQAVSQLHLGGGTPTFFSDEELRTLMGLLREHFRLEAGGEYSIEVDPRTVTAERLAVLKELGFNRLSFGVQDFDEQVQIAVHRVQPAAQVFELVAAARRLGFASINVDLIYGLPRQTPESFERTLAQVNALRPDRIALYAYAHLPERFKPQRRIASEDLPQGADKLAMLSRSIAAFMDGGYVYVGMDHFALPEDALAVAKRQGRLHRNFQGYSTQPDCDLIALGVSAIGKVGASYSQNAKTLEEYYDAIDAGQLPVVRGLALSRDDLVRRAVIMAIMCQGAVLFEPMEQAWLLGFREYFAPEMAALEDLQDKGLVQISDEGFQVTPMGWYFVRGVAMLFDRYLQADKNRARFSRII; encoded by the coding sequence ATGACCGCTGTCACCCCAGAGCTGCTGCGTCGCTTCGACGTACCGGGGCCCCGATACACCTCGTTCCCCACCGCCGACCGTTTCGTGGAGGCCTTTGGTGCAGAGGACTATATCCTGGCGCTGCAACAACGCAAATCGAGTACCGCAGCACGTGCCATGCCTTTGTCGCTGTATGTGCATGTGCCGTTCTGCGAATCGCTGTGCTACTACTGCGCCTGCAACAAGATCGTCACGCGCCACCATGACCGTGCTGCGGTCTACCTGGACTACCTGGCCCGCGAGATCGCCCTGCACACCGCCCACTGCGGCAAGGGCCAGGCCGTCAGCCAGCTGCACCTGGGCGGCGGCACGCCCACCTTCTTCTCGGACGAGGAGCTGCGCACGCTGATGGGCCTGCTGCGCGAGCACTTCAGGCTGGAGGCCGGGGGGGAGTACTCCATCGAGGTCGATCCACGCACCGTCACCGCCGAACGCCTGGCGGTGCTCAAGGAACTGGGCTTCAACCGCCTGAGCTTCGGCGTGCAGGACTTCGACGAGCAGGTGCAGATCGCCGTGCACCGCGTGCAGCCGGCCGCGCAGGTGTTCGAGCTGGTGGCCGCCGCGCGCCGGCTGGGCTTTGCCTCCATCAATGTGGACCTGATCTACGGCCTGCCCAGGCAGACGCCCGAGTCCTTCGAGCGCACGCTGGCGCAGGTCAACGCGCTGCGGCCGGATCGCATCGCCCTGTACGCCTACGCCCATCTGCCCGAGCGCTTCAAGCCGCAGCGGCGTATCGCTTCCGAGGATCTGCCCCAGGGCGCCGACAAGCTGGCCATGCTCTCGCGCTCCATCGCGGCTTTCATGGACGGCGGCTATGTCTATGTGGGCATGGACCACTTCGCGTTGCCCGAGGATGCGCTGGCCGTGGCCAAGCGCCAGGGGCGGCTGCACCGCAACTTCCAGGGCTACAGCACCCAGCCCGACTGCGACCTGATCGCGCTGGGCGTGTCGGCCATCGGCAAGGTGGGAGCCAGCTACAGCCAGAACGCCAAGACGCTGGAGGAGTACTACGACGCCATCGACGCCGGCCAGTTGCCCGTGGTGAGAGGCCTGGCGCTGTCGCGCGACGACCTGGTGCGCCGCGCCGTCATCATGGCCATCATGTGCCAGGGCGCCGTGCTGTTCGAGCCCATGGAGCAGGCCTGGCTGCTGGGCTTTCGCGAATATTTCGCGCCCGAGATGGCGGCGCTGGAGGATCTGCAGGACAAGGGCCTGGTGCAGATCAGCGACGAGGGCTTCCAGGTCACGCCCATGGGCTGGTACTTCGTGCGCGGCGTGGCCATGCTGTTCGACCGGTATCTGCAGGCGGACAAGAACCGGGCGCGTTTTTCGCGCATCATCTAG
- the fnr gene encoding fumarate/nitrate reduction transcriptional regulator Fnr — MNLQTIKASCSNCNLRELCMPMGLDAEQMQRIDDIVATRRKVKRGGLLFRNGEAFTSLYAIRTGFFKTCVATEDGRDQVTGFQMAGEIIGLDGIVNDHHTCDAVALEDAEVCVMPFDKLEHLSREVTALQNHVHKVMSREIVREHGVMLLLGSMRAEERLAAFVLNLVQRLHARGFSKSELVLRMTREEIGSYLGLKLETVSRTFSKFAEENIIEVRQRHLRILDTDALKRIVNSQQCQ, encoded by the coding sequence ATGAACCTTCAGACCATCAAAGCCTCCTGCTCCAACTGCAACCTGCGCGAACTGTGCATGCCCATGGGGCTGGATGCCGAGCAGATGCAGCGCATCGACGACATCGTGGCCACGCGCCGCAAGGTCAAGCGCGGCGGCCTGCTGTTTCGCAACGGCGAGGCCTTCACCTCGCTGTATGCCATCCGCACGGGCTTCTTCAAGACCTGCGTGGCCACCGAGGACGGTCGCGACCAGGTCACGGGCTTTCAGATGGCCGGCGAGATCATCGGGCTGGACGGCATCGTCAACGACCATCACACCTGCGATGCCGTGGCCCTGGAGGATGCCGAGGTCTGCGTCATGCCCTTCGACAAGCTCGAGCACCTGTCGCGCGAGGTCACGGCCCTGCAAAACCACGTGCACAAGGTCATGAGCCGCGAGATCGTGCGCGAGCACGGCGTCATGCTGCTGCTGGGCAGCATGCGCGCCGAGGAGCGCCTGGCCGCCTTCGTGCTCAACCTGGTGCAGCGCCTGCATGCACGCGGCTTTTCCAAGTCCGAGCTGGTGCTGCGCATGACGCGCGAGGAGATCGGCAGCTACCTGGGCCTGAAGCTGGAGACCGTCAGCCGCACGTTCTCCAAGTTCGCCGAGGAGAACATCATCGAGGTGCGCCAGCGCCACCTGCGCATCCTGGACACGGATGCGCTCAAGCGCATCGTCAACAGCCAGCAATGCCAGTAG
- a CDS encoding FixH family protein, with the protein MSSSPAVPSAAPSAPHPDAGKPWWKFAHVWLVVAGPAAVVVAGVVTAIIAINGADPVIDPDYYRNGIEINERAGGAREVPKSLAPAVTGRNHAATPAYDHPTDR; encoded by the coding sequence ATGTCTTCGAGTCCCGCAGTCCCTTCGGCCGCCCCGTCCGCTCCGCACCCGGACGCCGGCAAGCCCTGGTGGAAGTTCGCCCATGTCTGGCTCGTGGTGGCCGGTCCGGCCGCCGTGGTGGTGGCCGGCGTGGTCACGGCCATCATCGCGATCAATGGGGCCGACCCCGTGATCGACCCCGACTACTACCGCAACGGCATCGAGATCAATGAACGTGCAGGCGGCGCGCGCGAAGTTCCCAAGAGCCTGGCGCCCGCCGTCACAGGCCGCAACCATGCGGCCACGCCGGCGTACGACCACCCCACGGACCGCTGA
- the ccoG gene encoding cytochrome c oxidase accessory protein CcoG, protein MKPESGDDAGKPPRKVIPITPAAHGSATPDPDQLVSMFESEKKVYARSISGVFARWRWALVFLTQLVFYGLPWLEWGQRQMVLFDLGARRFYLFGLVLYPQDFIYLAGLLIVSALALFLFTAVAGRLWCGFSCPQTVYTEIFMWVERKVEGDRSARMRLDKNGWTFEKLWKKLLKQFLWIAIALWTGFTFVGYFVPIRELGAELLALQGSWQIFWVLFYGFATYGNAGYMREQVCKYMCPYARFQSAMFDKDTMIVSYDTGRGEPRAPRTKKVDHKAQGLGDCIDCKMCVQVCPVGIDIRNGLQYECIGCGLCIDACNSIMDRMEYPRGLIRLTTQNAMAGAWRRAQVLRRIFRPRVLIYSAVLVGLSTAMIVSLALRQSVKVDVIRDRASLSRIVAGGKLENVYRLQIMNATEQAQRYRISAHGLDGLELASEQEVEVGPAETRGIAARLQIPYGSAEPGSHTVFFDIDAVAAGAGRASEKAVFLVPR, encoded by the coding sequence ATGAAGCCCGAGAGCGGCGATGACGCCGGGAAGCCTCCCCGCAAAGTCATTCCGATCACGCCGGCTGCGCATGGGTCGGCCACACCCGATCCGGACCAGCTGGTGTCGATGTTCGAGTCCGAGAAGAAGGTCTACGCACGCTCCATCAGCGGGGTGTTCGCACGCTGGCGCTGGGCCCTGGTGTTTCTCACGCAACTGGTTTTCTACGGCCTGCCCTGGCTGGAGTGGGGGCAGCGCCAGATGGTGCTGTTCGACCTGGGCGCTCGGCGCTTTTACCTGTTCGGGCTGGTGCTGTACCCCCAGGACTTCATCTACCTGGCCGGGCTGCTGATCGTCTCGGCGCTGGCGCTGTTCCTGTTCACGGCCGTGGCCGGGCGCCTGTGGTGCGGTTTCTCCTGCCCGCAGACCGTCTATACCGAGATCTTCATGTGGGTGGAGCGCAAGGTCGAAGGCGACCGCAGTGCCCGCATGCGCCTGGACAAGAACGGCTGGACCTTCGAGAAGCTCTGGAAGAAGTTGCTCAAGCAGTTCCTGTGGATCGCCATCGCGCTGTGGACGGGCTTCACCTTCGTGGGCTATTTCGTGCCCATCCGCGAACTGGGAGCCGAGCTGCTGGCGCTGCAGGGCAGCTGGCAGATATTCTGGGTGCTGTTCTACGGCTTCGCCACCTATGGCAATGCGGGCTACATGCGCGAGCAGGTCTGCAAGTACATGTGTCCCTATGCGCGCTTTCAGAGCGCCATGTTCGACAAGGACACGATGATCGTCAGCTACGACACGGGCCGTGGCGAGCCGCGCGCGCCGCGCACCAAGAAGGTGGACCACAAGGCCCAGGGCCTGGGCGACTGCATCGACTGCAAGATGTGCGTGCAGGTCTGCCCCGTGGGCATCGACATCCGCAACGGCCTGCAATACGAGTGCATAGGCTGCGGCCTGTGCATAGACGCCTGCAACTCCATCATGGACAGGATGGAGTACCCGCGCGGCCTGATCCGCCTGACCACGCAGAACGCCATGGCCGGTGCCTGGCGGCGCGCCCAGGTGCTGCGCCGCATCTTCCGGCCCCGCGTGCTGATCTACTCGGCCGTGCTGGTCGGCCTGAGCACGGCCATGATCGTGAGCCTGGCGCTGCGCCAGTCGGTCAAGGTGGACGTGATCCGCGACCGGGCCTCGCTGTCGCGCATCGTCGCGGGCGGCAAGCTGGAGAATGTCTACCGCCTGCAGATCATGAACGCCACCGAGCAGGCCCAGCGCTACCGCATCAGCGCCCACGGCCTGGACGGCCTGGAGCTGGCCTCGGAGCAGGAGGTCGAGGTCGGCCCCGCCGAGACGCGCGGCATCGCGGCGCGCCTGCAGATTCCCTACGGTTCCGCCGAGCCGGGCTCGCACACCGTATTCTTCGACATCGATGCCGTGGCGGCAGGTGCGGGCCGGGCGTCCGAGAAGGCGGTCTTCCTGGTTCCCAGGTAA
- the ccoP gene encoding cytochrome-c oxidase, cbb3-type subunit III: MSDFVNNFWSIYVTAITLGGIIGCLLLLYLTARKKVVPSADNTTGHVWDEDLRELNNPMPKWWMWLFIITSVFGFAYLAAYPGLGSFAGKLGWSQLGAYENEMAKARADLEPLYAKFTSMSTEEMAKDPQAMAIGERLFMNNCAQCHGSDARGGKSFPNLTDGDWLHGGTPEKIRETITGGRVGIMPPMAAAVGTPDDVRNLSHYVLSLSGSPHDSLKASLGKSKFTACAACHGMDGKGNQALGAPNLTDDIWLHGWGEAAITAMINNGKHNEMPAQKDKLTEAQIAVLASYVWGMSHKDGAPAQ, encoded by the coding sequence ATGAGCGATTTCGTAAACAACTTCTGGTCGATCTACGTCACGGCGATCACGCTGGGCGGCATCATCGGCTGCCTGCTGCTGCTGTATCTCACCGCGCGCAAGAAGGTGGTCCCCTCCGCCGACAACACCACGGGCCACGTCTGGGACGAGGACCTGCGCGAGCTGAACAACCCCATGCCCAAGTGGTGGATGTGGCTGTTCATCATCACCTCGGTGTTCGGCTTCGCCTACCTGGCGGCCTACCCGGGCCTGGGCTCGTTCGCGGGCAAGCTGGGCTGGTCGCAGCTGGGCGCCTATGAGAACGAGATGGCCAAGGCCCGCGCGGACCTGGAGCCGCTGTACGCCAAGTTCACGAGCATGTCCACCGAGGAAATGGCCAAGGATCCCCAGGCCATGGCCATCGGCGAGCGCCTGTTCATGAACAACTGCGCACAGTGCCACGGCTCGGATGCGCGCGGTGGCAAGAGCTTCCCCAATCTGACCGATGGCGACTGGCTGCATGGCGGCACGCCCGAGAAGATCCGGGAAACCATCACGGGCGGGCGCGTCGGCATCATGCCTCCCATGGCCGCCGCCGTGGGCACGCCTGATGACGTGCGCAATCTCTCGCACTATGTGCTGAGCCTGTCGGGCAGCCCGCACGACTCGCTCAAGGCCTCGCTGGGCAAGTCCAAGTTCACGGCCTGCGCGGCCTGCCATGGCATGGACGGCAAGGGCAACCAGGCCCTGGGCGCGCCCAACCTGACCGACGACATCTGGCTGCACGGCTGGGGCGAGGCGGCCATCACGGCCATGATCAACAACGGCAAGCACAACGAGATGCCGGCCCAGAAGGACAAGCTGACCGAGGCGCAGATCGCGGTGCTTGCTTCCTACGTCTGGGGCATGTCCCACAAGGACGGCGCCCCGGCGCAGTAA
- a CDS encoding cbb3-type cytochrome oxidase subunit 3 yields the protein MDITTMRIVATLASLACFIGIWWWAFARRNQARFDEAAQLPFEQD from the coding sequence ATGGACATCACCACCATGCGCATCGTGGCCACGCTGGCCTCTCTGGCCTGCTTCATCGGCATCTGGTGGTGGGCGTTCGCCCGCCGCAACCAGGCGCGTTTCGACGAGGCCGCCCAGTTGCCGTTCGAGCAAGACTGA
- the ccoO gene encoding cytochrome-c oxidase, cbb3-type subunit II, translating to MSDHNHTAPKSFSHEKVETNNFLLIVLTLLVVAVGGLVEIVPLFFQKSTTEAVAGLKPYTPLQLMGRDVYLREGCYNCHSQMIRPFRAETMRYGHYSVAGEFVYDHPFQWGSKRTGPDLHRVGGKYSDEWHRIHLNNPRDVVPESNMPAYPWLEKNKVDDTVVARHMGALRKVGVPYSDEEISGAAEQVKGKTEMEAVIAYLQVLGRSVK from the coding sequence ATGTCCGATCACAACCATACCGCTCCCAAGAGCTTTTCCCACGAGAAGGTGGAAACCAACAACTTCCTGCTGATCGTGCTGACCCTGCTGGTGGTCGCCGTCGGCGGGCTGGTGGAAATCGTTCCGCTGTTCTTCCAGAAGTCCACGACCGAGGCCGTGGCGGGCCTCAAGCCCTACACGCCCTTGCAGCTGATGGGCCGCGATGTCTATCTGCGCGAGGGTTGCTACAACTGCCACTCGCAGATGATCCGTCCCTTCCGCGCCGAGACCATGCGCTATGGCCACTACTCGGTGGCAGGGGAGTTCGTCTACGACCACCCCTTCCAGTGGGGCTCCAAGCGCACGGGCCCGGACCTGCACCGCGTGGGTGGCAAGTACAGCGATGAATGGCATCGCATCCACCTGAACAACCCGCGCGACGTGGTGCCCGAGTCCAACATGCCCGCGTATCCCTGGCTGGAGAAGAACAAGGTGGACGACACCGTGGTTGCCCGGCACATGGGCGCGCTGCGCAAGGTGGGCGTGCCCTACAGCGACGAGGAAATCAGCGGCGCCGCCGAACAGGTCAAGGGCAAGACGGAAATGGAAGCCGTCATCGCCTACCTGCAGGTGCTGGGCCGTTCGGTCAAGTAA
- the ccoN gene encoding cytochrome-c oxidase, cbb3-type subunit I: MESSNNKAVYYDDSVVRQFSIMAVVWGVVGMAVGVLIASQLAWPELNFGIPWLSYGRLRPLHTNAVIFAFGGSALFATSYYVVQRTCQTRLFMPKLASLTFWGWQLVIVAAAISLPLGYTQGKEYAELEWPIDLLIAVTWVSYAIVFFGTIGIRKVRHIYVANWFFGAFIIAVALLHIVNSAAIPAGWMKSYSAYAGVQDAMVQWWYGHNAVGFFLTAGFLGMMYYFIPKQAGRPVYSYRLSIVHFWALIFTYMWAGPHHLHYTALPDWTQSVGMVFSLILLAPSWGGMINGVMTLSGAWHKLRDDPILRFLIVSLSFYGMSTFEGPMMSIKTVNALSHYTDWTVGHVHSGALGWVGLITMGSLYYLIPRLFGKTRMYSVGAIELHFWMATIGIVLYIAAMWIAGVMQGLMWRAVNPDGTLTYTFVESVKASYPFYVIRVAGGLLYLGGMLVMLWNTWKTAISGRSVKVAVPAVVAHA, encoded by the coding sequence ATGGAAAGTTCAAATAACAAGGCTGTCTATTACGACGATTCCGTCGTAAGGCAGTTCTCTATCATGGCCGTCGTCTGGGGGGTGGTGGGCATGGCTGTCGGGGTGTTGATCGCCTCGCAGCTGGCCTGGCCGGAACTCAACTTCGGCATTCCATGGCTGAGCTACGGACGCCTGCGTCCGCTGCACACGAACGCCGTGATCTTCGCCTTCGGCGGGTCGGCGCTGTTCGCAACCAGCTACTACGTGGTGCAGCGCACCTGCCAGACGCGGCTGTTCATGCCCAAGCTGGCGAGCCTGACGTTCTGGGGCTGGCAGCTGGTCATCGTGGCCGCCGCGATCAGCCTGCCGCTGGGCTATACCCAGGGCAAGGAGTACGCCGAGCTGGAATGGCCGATCGACCTGCTGATCGCCGTCACCTGGGTCTCGTATGCCATCGTGTTCTTCGGGACCATCGGCATCCGCAAGGTCCGCCACATCTATGTGGCCAACTGGTTCTTCGGCGCCTTCATCATCGCCGTGGCCCTGCTGCACATCGTCAACAGCGCGGCCATCCCGGCCGGCTGGATGAAGAGCTACTCGGCCTATGCGGGCGTGCAGGACGCCATGGTGCAATGGTGGTACGGTCACAACGCCGTGGGCTTCTTCCTGACCGCGGGCTTCCTGGGCATGATGTATTACTTCATCCCCAAGCAGGCCGGCCGCCCGGTCTACAGCTACCGCCTGTCCATCGTCCACTTCTGGGCGCTGATCTTCACCTACATGTGGGCGGGCCCCCACCATCTGCACTACACCGCGCTGCCCGACTGGACGCAGTCCGTGGGCATGGTGTTCTCGCTGATCCTGCTGGCTCCCAGCTGGGGCGGCATGATCAACGGCGTGATGACGCTGTCGGGCGCCTGGCACAAGCTGCGCGACGACCCCATCCTGCGCTTCCTGATCGTGTCCCTGTCGTTCTACGGCATGTCCACGTTCGAGGGCCCGATGATGTCGATCAAGACCGTCAACGCGCTGTCGCACTACACCGACTGGACCGTGGGCCACGTGCACTCGGGCGCCCTGGGCTGGGTGGGCCTGATCACCATGGGCTCCCTGTACTACCTGATCCCGCGCCTGTTCGGCAAGACCAGGATGTACTCGGTGGGCGCCATCGAGCTGCACTTCTGGATGGCCACCATCGGCATCGTGCTGTACATCGCCGCGATGTGGATCGCCGGTGTGATGCAGGGCCTGATGTGGCGCGCCGTCAATCCCGATGGCACGCTGACCTACACCTTCGTCGAAAGCGTCAAGGCCAGCTATCCGTTCTACGTGATCCGCGTGGCCGGTGGCCTGCTGTACCTGGGCGGCATGCTGGTGATGCTGTGGAACACCTGGAAGACCGCGATCTCGGGTCGTTCGGTGAAGGTGGCCGTGCCTGCCGTCGTGGCCCACGCCTGA
- the ccoS gene encoding cbb3-type cytochrome oxidase assembly protein CcoS, with product MDILYLLIPLSVVLVLAILAALWWAVYRGQFESVEQEGERILRDD from the coding sequence ATGGACATTCTCTATTTGCTGATCCCGCTGTCGGTGGTGCTGGTGCTGGCCATCCTCGCGGCCCTGTGGTGGGCCGTGTATCGCGGGCAGTTCGAGAGCGTGGAACAAGAGGGCGAACGCATTCTTCGGGACGATTGA
- a CDS encoding heavy metal translocating P-type ATPase → MPHTIPDPSSEAAVAALDSGPSPSQQATARLLDDPQEWSSFGRPAGPAAPADPSREPTDFPSWDSYVVLEGMHCAACALTIEDALRAVPGVEKAEVSAATRRARVTWRPAQVLPSQWMEAVRRAGYQALPARDAFARERRQAESRRALWRWLVAGFCMMQVMMYAWPAYVARPGDLSQEMETLLRWASWVISLPVVLFCCGPFFSSALRDIRQRRVSMDLPVALGMLITFVISSLGTFDPSGPFGEEVFYDSLTMFVFFLLSGRWLELRLRDRTAGALEAVMNRLPDAVLRARADGQFERVATRRLRPGDLVRVLGGEAFPADGTIVRGRTHADEALLTGESTPVVRAEGDGVTAGSYNLDAVVDVRVDGVGADTRFAQIVGLMESASLQKPRLAQLADKVARPFLVVVLLAALGAAIWWWPTDPGKAMMVAVAVLIVTCPCALSLATPVAMLTAAGTLARSGVLVRNLQGLEALAAVDTLVFDKTGTLTRDGLALSSFEPAPGEDAGEVLALAALLARQSIHPASRAIAQAGADATTAWTLDTVQEMAGLGLDAVVQGPAGQRHLRLGSALHAGVAGEQPVQGVLLAEQTQQGWRTLARFVLSEDVRPEASAVVRALGQMGVEVMLLSGDREDAALAMAARVGIARAEGGCSPQDKLARMQQAQAGGRHVAMVGDGLNDGPVLAGAHVSFAFGRAVPLAQSRADFVVLGDSLELVLQACLLSRRTLQVVRQNMAWAAAYNAVSIPLALAGFMPAWVAGLGMALSSLLVVLNAARLARGLPPALANHTGTPAAPAASVTMPTGSTATVGRF, encoded by the coding sequence ATGCCCCACACCATTCCCGATCCCTCCAGCGAGGCGGCGGTGGCGGCGCTTGATTCAGGCCCCTCGCCCTCGCAGCAGGCCACGGCCCGGCTGCTGGATGATCCGCAGGAGTGGAGCTCGTTCGGACGGCCCGCAGGCCCCGCGGCTCCCGCCGACCCTTCCAGAGAGCCCACCGATTTCCCGTCCTGGGATTCGTACGTCGTCCTGGAGGGCATGCACTGTGCCGCATGCGCGCTGACCATCGAGGATGCGCTGCGGGCCGTGCCCGGGGTGGAGAAGGCCGAAGTCAGTGCAGCCACGCGCCGCGCGCGTGTCACATGGCGCCCTGCGCAGGTGCTTCCGTCCCAGTGGATGGAGGCCGTGCGCCGCGCCGGCTACCAGGCGCTGCCCGCGCGCGATGCCTTCGCGCGCGAGCGCCGCCAGGCCGAGAGCCGCCGCGCGCTGTGGCGCTGGCTGGTGGCCGGCTTTTGCATGATGCAGGTCATGATGTATGCGTGGCCCGCGTATGTGGCCCGTCCCGGCGATCTGTCGCAGGAGATGGAGACGCTGCTGCGCTGGGCGTCGTGGGTGATCTCGCTGCCCGTGGTGCTGTTTTGCTGCGGCCCCTTCTTCTCCAGCGCGCTGCGCGACATACGCCAGCGCCGCGTGAGCATGGACCTGCCCGTGGCGCTGGGCATGCTGATCACCTTCGTGATCAGCTCGCTGGGCACTTTCGATCCGTCGGGGCCCTTCGGCGAGGAAGTCTTCTACGACTCGCTGACCATGTTCGTGTTCTTCCTGCTGTCCGGCCGCTGGCTGGAGTTGCGCCTGCGCGATCGCACGGCCGGTGCACTGGAAGCGGTGATGAACCGCCTGCCCGACGCCGTGCTGCGCGCGCGCGCCGACGGCCAGTTCGAGCGCGTGGCCACGCGCCGCCTGCGCCCGGGCGACCTGGTGCGCGTGCTCGGTGGCGAGGCCTTTCCCGCGGACGGCACCATCGTGCGCGGCCGCACCCATGCGGACGAGGCCCTGCTCACCGGCGAATCCACGCCCGTGGTGCGCGCCGAGGGCGACGGTGTCACGGCCGGCAGCTACAACCTCGACGCCGTGGTCGATGTGCGCGTGGACGGCGTGGGCGCGGACACGCGCTTCGCCCAGATCGTGGGCCTCATGGAAAGCGCATCGCTGCAAAAGCCGCGCCTGGCCCAGCTGGCCGACAAGGTGGCGCGGCCCTTCCTGGTGGTCGTGCTGCTGGCAGCGCTGGGCGCCGCCATCTGGTGGTGGCCCACCGATCCCGGCAAGGCCATGATGGTGGCCGTGGCCGTGCTCATCGTGACCTGCCCCTGCGCCTTGTCGCTGGCGACTCCCGTGGCCATGCTCACGGCCGCGGGCACGCTGGCACGCAGCGGCGTGCTGGTGCGAAACCTCCAGGGGCTGGAGGCACTGGCCGCGGTGGACACCCTGGTGTTCGACAAGACCGGAACGCTCACACGCGATGGTCTGGCCCTGTCCTCCTTCGAGCCCGCACCCGGGGAGGATGCCGGCGAGGTGCTGGCGCTGGCGGCGCTGCTGGCCCGCCAGTCCATCCACCCGGCCTCGCGCGCCATTGCGCAGGCCGGTGCCGACGCCACGACGGCCTGGACGCTGGACACCGTGCAGGAGATGGCCGGCCTGGGCCTGGACGCCGTGGTGCAGGGGCCGGCCGGGCAGCGCCACCTGCGGCTGGGTTCGGCCCTGCACGCGGGCGTGGCGGGCGAGCAGCCCGTGCAGGGCGTGCTGCTGGCCGAGCAGACGCAGCAGGGCTGGCGCACGCTGGCGCGCTTCGTGCTCAGCGAGGATGTGCGGCCCGAGGCGTCTGCCGTCGTGCGGGCGCTGGGCCAGATGGGCGTCGAGGTGATGCTGCTGTCCGGAGACCGCGAGGATGCCGCACTCGCCATGGCGGCCCGCGTGGGCATTGCCCGGGCCGAGGGCGGCTGCAGCCCGCAGGACAAGCTGGCGCGCATGCAGCAGGCGCAGGCGGGCGGCCGCCATGTGGCCATGGTCGGCGACGGGCTCAACGACGGCCCGGTTTTGGCTGGAGCGCATGTCTCTTTTGCTTTTGGCAGAGCAGTGCCGCTGGCACAATCACGTGCTGATTTCGTCGTTCTGGGCGACAGCCTGGAACTGGTGCTCCAGGCCTGTCTGCTGTCGCGCCGCACGCTGCAGGTGGTGCGCCAGAACATGGCCTGGGCCGCCGCCTACAACGCGGTGTCCATTCCCCTGGCCCTGGCGGGCTTCATGCCGGCCTGGGTGGCCGGCCTGGGAATGGCGCTGAGTTCGCTGCTGGTGGTGCTCAACGCCGCGCGCCTGGCGCGCGGCCTGCCACCGGCCCTGGCGAATCACACGGGCACGCCTGCTGCGCCCGCAGCGTCCGTCACCATGCCGACGGGCTCCACCGCAACGGTGGGGAGGTTCTGA
- a CDS encoding universal stress protein: MYNRILIATDGSELSDKAVDSGLDLAALCGASVIALKVVQHYPRSYFEGGETVDLKQIERIEGQWTANAQTVLDAIQAKAQARKVSLTTEIVKSDLVAESVIDVAKRRDCDLIVMASHGRKGLQRLLLGSETQHVLTHTHIPVLVLR, from the coding sequence ATGTACAACCGCATCCTGATCGCCACCGACGGTTCCGAGCTTTCCGACAAGGCCGTGGACAGCGGCCTGGACCTTGCCGCGCTGTGCGGTGCCAGCGTGATCGCACTGAAGGTCGTCCAGCACTATCCGCGCAGCTACTTCGAGGGCGGGGAGACCGTGGACCTCAAGCAGATCGAACGCATCGAAGGCCAGTGGACGGCCAATGCCCAGACCGTGCTCGACGCCATCCAGGCCAAGGCCCAGGCGCGCAAGGTCAGCCTGACCACCGAGATCGTCAAGTCCGACCTGGTCGCCGAAAGCGTGATCGACGTGGCCAAGCGCCGCGACTGCGACCTCATCGTCATGGCTTCGCACGGCCGCAAGGGCCTGCAACGCCTGCTGCTGGGCAGCGAGACGCAGCATGTGCTCACGCACACCCATATCCCCGTGCTGGTACTGCGCTGA